The following coding sequences are from one Parabacteroides pacaensis window:
- a CDS encoding OadG family transporter subunit: MIKKKIGALILFALLISFGVKAQRPTSLRINEVLVINQDNYLDDYGKKNAWIEIFNNSAGTVDIKGCFLTNDKNNPRKYMIPKGDVLTKIHPRQHSLFWADNDPNRGTFHLNFTLDPDKENYIALYDSDGRTLIDSLTVPAGQIADVSYGRSLDGAGEWTKLTKVTPSTNNVTLDSNEKIDNFKQNDALGIGMTITAMVVVFTGLLLLYLVFKQIGKLAISVSKRNTKKAGENITLANPGEVSGEVFAAIATALYEFTEDVHDMENTVLTIRKVTRNYSPWSSKIYGLRELPKK, translated from the coding sequence ATGATTAAAAAGAAAATAGGGGCATTGATACTTTTCGCTTTACTCATTTCTTTCGGAGTAAAGGCTCAACGCCCTACCTCGCTAAGAATTAACGAAGTGTTGGTAATCAATCAAGACAACTACTTGGATGATTATGGAAAGAAAAACGCTTGGATCGAAATATTCAATAACTCTGCCGGTACAGTAGATATAAAAGGTTGCTTTTTAACAAACGATAAAAACAACCCCAGAAAGTACATGATACCTAAAGGGGATGTGCTTACCAAGATTCATCCCCGCCAGCATAGTTTGTTCTGGGCTGATAACGATCCTAACCGCGGTACTTTCCATCTTAATTTTACATTAGATCCGGACAAGGAAAATTATATAGCTTTATACGATTCCGACGGTAGAACGTTGATCGATTCACTAACAGTTCCTGCCGGACAAATTGCTGATGTGAGTTACGGCCGTTCATTGGACGGTGCGGGTGAATGGACTAAATTGACAAAAGTCACACCCAGCACGAACAACGTAACATTAGATTCCAATGAAAAAATCGATAACTTCAAACAAAACGACGCTTTGGGTATCGGTATGACCATTACTGCTATGGTAGTAGTATTTACCGGTTTGCTTTTACTTTATCTTGTATTTAAACAAATAGGTAAATTAGCTATTTCCGTTAGCAAACGCAACACTAAAAAGGCAGGAGAAAATATCACGCTTGCCAACCCGGGAGAAGTATCCGGTGAAGTGTTTGCTGCTATCGCAACAGCCTTGTACGAATTTACAGAAGATGTACATGATATGGAAAATACAGTACTTACCATTCGTAAAGTAACAAGAAACTATTCACCATGGAGTTCTAAAATTTACGGATTGCGCGAACTCCCTAAAAAGTAA
- a CDS encoding biotin/lipoyl-containing protein has product MKSFKYTINGNVYKVHVNSVVDDIAEVEVNGTPFQVKMEKPAKKQLVTLKRPAQAPTTASGDPVISRPAQSNAPGAVKSPLPGVILEVCCKVGDTVKRGQKIAVLEAMKMENVINATQDGKIVEIKVNKGDSVLEGADLFVIG; this is encoded by the coding sequence ATGAAAAGTTTTAAATATACCATTAACGGTAACGTATATAAAGTCCATGTAAATTCAGTAGTAGACGATATTGCCGAAGTAGAAGTAAATGGTACTCCTTTCCAAGTAAAAATGGAAAAACCGGCAAAAAAACAGTTAGTTACTTTAAAACGTCCGGCACAAGCTCCTACTACAGCTTCGGGCGATCCTGTTATTTCACGTCCCGCACAATCCAATGCACCGGGAGCTGTGAAATCTCCATTGCCAGGTGTAATTCTGGAAGTATGCTGCAAAGTAGGCGACACAGTAAAAAGAGGACAAAAAATTGCTGTATTGGAAGCCATGAAAATGGAAAATGTAATTAATGCTACCCAAGACGGAAAAATCGTTGAAATTAAAGTTAACAAAGGAGATTCTGTACTGGAAGGCGCAGATCTCTTCGTAATCGGATAA
- a CDS encoding sodium ion-translocating decarboxylase subunit beta: MHESFLTFLGDNLQTFLSYTGVANATPGHIIMILIGLVFIYLAIAKEFEPMLLIPIGFGILIGNIPFKDAGLQVGIYEEGSVLNILYQGVTSGWYPPLIFLGIGAMTDFSALISNPKLMLIGAAAQFGIFGAYIIALQMGFEPNQAGAIGIIGGADGPTAIFLSSKLAPNLMGAIAISAYSYMALVPIIQPPFMRLLTTKKERLIRMKPPRAVSQTEKIIFPIVGLLLTCFLVPSGLPLLGMLFFGNLLKESGVTRRLAETARGPLIDTITILLGVTVGASTQATQFLTLNSIKIFGLGALSFVIATCAGVLFVKFFNLFLKEGNKINPLIGNAGVSAVPDSARISQNVGLEYDPTNYLLMHAMGPNVAGVIGSAVAAGILLGFLM; the protein is encoded by the coding sequence ATGCACGAAAGTTTTTTAACATTCTTAGGAGATAACCTTCAAACATTTCTCTCCTATACGGGCGTTGCCAATGCGACTCCGGGACATATTATCATGATATTGATCGGTCTGGTGTTTATTTATCTGGCAATAGCTAAAGAATTTGAACCCATGCTTCTTATCCCTATCGGCTTTGGTATACTGATCGGTAATATTCCGTTCAAAGATGCCGGGTTGCAAGTAGGTATTTATGAAGAAGGGTCTGTGTTGAATATACTCTATCAAGGAGTAACCTCAGGGTGGTATCCCCCCCTTATCTTTCTAGGTATCGGTGCAATGACCGATTTCTCTGCATTGATATCCAATCCTAAACTGATGCTAATCGGAGCTGCTGCCCAGTTCGGTATTTTCGGAGCTTATATTATTGCACTTCAAATGGGCTTTGAGCCTAATCAAGCAGGGGCAATCGGTATTATTGGCGGTGCTGATGGCCCTACGGCTATCTTCCTTTCCTCTAAGCTGGCCCCTAACTTAATGGGTGCAATTGCCATTTCCGCCTATTCTTACATGGCTCTCGTACCGATTATCCAGCCGCCTTTCATGCGGTTGCTGACTACTAAAAAGGAACGCCTCATACGGATGAAACCGCCCAGGGCAGTCTCACAAACGGAAAAGATTATTTTCCCGATTGTTGGGTTGTTGCTTACTTGCTTTTTAGTGCCCTCCGGTTTACCTTTATTAGGGATGTTATTCTTTGGTAATTTATTAAAAGAAAGTGGTGTTACCCGCCGTTTAGCAGAAACAGCCCGTGGCCCGCTGATCGATACAATTACCATCTTGTTAGGTGTTACCGTAGGTGCATCTACACAAGCAACGCAATTCCTGACTTTAAATTCCATCAAAATTTTCGGGTTAGGAGCTCTGTCATTTGTTATTGCCACTTGCGCGGGTGTATTGTTTGTTAAGTTCTTCAATTTGTTCTTGAAAGAAGGTAATAAGATCAATCCGTTAATCGGTAATGCCGGTGTATCCGCCGTTCCCGATTCTGCCCGTATTTCACAAAACGTAGGGTTGGAATATGATCCGACCAACTATCTTTTGATGCATGCAATGGGGCCGAATGTAGCAGGTGTAATCGGTTCTGCAGTAGCTGCCGGTATCCTGTTAGGATTTTTAATGTAA
- a CDS encoding PAS domain S-box protein: protein MDKYKNLTREDLIRELELIKSEQALAFNDMERKSTNRMLANMIYIRKTLSDILKLLLSPGEEVIDQALLLLIPFFKVDRVYIGIFDDKNHIVDFTHEVTENEILSLREDLLRKLSQDETPWWNKNFKAGKDIIIYDVSKMPAEAHKEQYLLELQDVRSLLAVPLFNNKKVSGFIGLDAVKEYRQWTEIDVENLRMLADIISVAIERTQALKEKEKSESRFKDLYQNMPLAYLYKEIVFDENGKAADLKYVDINPAAENTFGFEKETFINNLFGKLVAPSLSKDALESQIAVAQSKTPLITERIEKYRGKLIKIINYSPFPNHLVTLCTEFSTQPQFQETLLRSEAKFKIIFDKLPWGVELYDHKGYLIDINEADLNIFGTTRADVIGINMFENPNIPEDVNQKLKRGEDVSFRLNYNFKKVKRHQYYSTLEEDGIKHLQVKGIPLKDDQNNIFGFLYIVFDDTENYHKNEQTQNNLAKLRVAMDTGESIIWEYDTKTEKISIDFSINEGNDDNYIMSFLKENPIKNKEEFISTLHPEDQEEVYTRHLLPLLEGKIKNYSIMYRRILNGEIIWFMSNVRAYKFNADGKPCKIVSYATDITGKIQMQNKLHQIEHENRMFGYAVSQSNNEIFALDKEARMVFCNQRVIENYNFTNSVSQYVLQDINPQFGQKQWYELREKLQTIQSALFETVHHLKTGEELPVEVYIYRVEDKQWGDLYWCFIRDITERIKQRQKINWLNSLMDTLLNNVPVVIAVKNINEGFKHMYFNSAAELFTGKKKEEVLGRTDFEIFDDIQYAQEVRQQDMLAVRNGTNSQYAIEYRTYHGEVRIINSIRLLVNFPKNDNQPMVIVLIWDITDQRKNEIELIKAKEADKLKSAFLANMSHEIRTPLNAIVGFSSIMAETDDLEERHKYKDIIDKNNDLLLQLINDILDFSKIEAGMMDFTRTDTDIKEICEEIYQIHSLKMNPGVKFIFDDAHLPSIIINTDMKRVIQVLSNFITNAVKFTRQGSISISYQQQEKDLFVSVKDTGIGIAEEYKNIIFERFIKVNDFQQGTGLGLPICKMIIENLGGQIGVNSEVGQGSTFWFTLPLKEGVTDTTGEKVSFQLPEIRKTSCKKNILIAEDVEENYLLLHTLLGKDYELFHAWNGKEAIELFQTHQPDLILMDMKMPVMDGFQATVEIRKLAPQIPIVALSAFAFENERQKAFDCGITEYVVKPIDIASFRKLISRLFEQ, encoded by the coding sequence ATGGATAAGTATAAAAATCTAACCCGGGAAGATTTAATTAGGGAACTCGAATTGATCAAATCAGAACAAGCACTCGCATTCAACGATATGGAAAGAAAAAGTACAAACCGAATGCTTGCGAATATGATTTATATCAGAAAAACTCTTTCCGACATTTTAAAATTACTTTTAAGCCCCGGCGAGGAAGTGATAGATCAAGCCTTATTACTATTAATTCCATTTTTTAAAGTAGACCGAGTATACATCGGCATTTTTGATGACAAAAATCATATTGTAGATTTTACTCATGAGGTTACCGAAAATGAAATTCTTTCTTTAAGAGAAGATTTGTTACGCAAACTATCACAAGACGAAACCCCTTGGTGGAACAAAAATTTTAAAGCAGGAAAAGATATTATCATTTATGATGTTTCTAAAATGCCTGCCGAAGCTCATAAAGAACAATACCTATTAGAACTTCAAGATGTACGCTCATTGCTTGCTGTTCCACTATTCAACAATAAAAAAGTTTCCGGATTTATCGGGCTGGATGCAGTAAAAGAATACAGGCAATGGACTGAGATAGACGTAGAAAATTTACGCATGTTAGCAGATATTATCTCTGTAGCTATCGAACGCACGCAAGCTTTAAAAGAAAAAGAAAAATCAGAAAGCAGGTTTAAAGATTTATATCAAAACATGCCCCTAGCCTATCTTTATAAAGAGATCGTATTCGATGAAAACGGAAAGGCTGCCGATTTAAAATATGTAGATATCAATCCCGCTGCCGAAAACACATTTGGTTTTGAAAAAGAAACCTTTATCAATAATTTGTTTGGCAAATTAGTTGCTCCTTCCCTTTCCAAAGATGCCCTGGAAAGTCAAATAGCCGTTGCCCAAAGTAAAACACCCCTTATCACGGAACGAATAGAAAAATATAGAGGAAAGCTTATAAAAATAATTAATTACTCTCCTTTTCCTAACCACTTGGTTACTCTATGTACCGAGTTTTCTACCCAGCCTCAATTTCAAGAAACGCTGTTACGAAGCGAAGCAAAATTTAAAATAATTTTTGATAAGCTTCCGTGGGGAGTAGAGTTATACGATCACAAAGGATACTTAATTGATATTAATGAAGCGGATTTAAATATTTTTGGTACTACCCGTGCCGATGTTATAGGAATCAATATGTTTGAAAACCCTAATATCCCGGAAGATGTAAACCAAAAATTAAAAAGGGGGGAAGATGTAAGTTTCCGTCTGAATTATAACTTCAAAAAAGTAAAACGCCATCAATATTATTCTACTCTTGAAGAAGATGGCATAAAGCACCTTCAAGTAAAAGGTATCCCTCTGAAAGATGACCAAAATAACATCTTCGGATTTCTTTATATTGTGTTCGACGATACGGAAAATTACCATAAAAACGAACAAACCCAGAATAATTTAGCAAAGCTCCGGGTCGCTATGGATACAGGAGAATCCATTATATGGGAATATGACACAAAAACGGAAAAGATCTCTATCGATTTCAGCATAAACGAAGGGAACGATGATAATTACATTATGTCATTCTTAAAAGAAAACCCCATCAAAAATAAAGAAGAATTTATCAGCACACTCCACCCGGAAGATCAAGAAGAAGTATACACACGTCACTTACTACCTTTGTTGGAAGGAAAAATAAAAAACTATTCCATTATGTACAGGCGTATACTAAACGGAGAGATTATCTGGTTTATGTCTAATGTAAGAGCTTATAAGTTCAATGCAGATGGGAAACCTTGTAAAATTGTAAGTTATGCAACGGACATTACCGGAAAAATCCAAATGCAAAATAAATTACATCAAATTGAACACGAAAACAGGATGTTTGGTTATGCCGTAAGCCAATCGAATAACGAAATATTTGCTCTGGATAAAGAGGCCAGGATGGTTTTCTGTAATCAACGAGTCATAGAAAATTATAACTTTACCAATTCGGTTTCTCAATATGTACTTCAGGATATTAATCCCCAGTTCGGTCAAAAACAATGGTATGAATTACGGGAGAAGCTACAAACCATCCAATCCGCTTTATTTGAAACAGTCCATCATCTTAAAACAGGAGAAGAGCTTCCGGTAGAAGTATATATTTATCGAGTAGAAGACAAGCAATGGGGCGATTTATATTGGTGCTTTATCCGCGATATTACTGAACGTATTAAACAACGCCAAAAAATTAACTGGCTTAATTCTTTAATGGATACGCTTTTAAATAATGTACCTGTAGTAATTGCCGTAAAAAATATCAATGAAGGTTTTAAACACATGTACTTTAATTCTGCAGCAGAACTTTTTACAGGTAAAAAGAAGGAAGAAGTATTAGGAAGGACGGATTTTGAAATTTTCGACGATATACAATATGCACAAGAAGTCCGGCAACAAGATATGCTGGCTGTAAGAAACGGGACCAATAGCCAATATGCTATCGAATACAGGACTTATCACGGAGAAGTGAGGATCATTAATTCTATCCGTTTATTAGTTAATTTTCCCAAAAACGACAACCAACCCATGGTTATTGTGCTGATTTGGGATATTACGGATCAACGAAAAAATGAAATTGAATTGATAAAAGCTAAAGAAGCCGACAAACTTAAATCTGCCTTTTTGGCCAATATGAGCCACGAAATACGTACTCCGTTAAATGCTATCGTTGGCTTTTCCAGTATCATGGCTGAAACTGACGACCTGGAAGAGCGACATAAATATAAAGATATTATAGACAAGAACAATGATTTATTATTACAACTCATTAATGATATTCTGGATTTCTCTAAAATAGAAGCAGGAATGATGGATTTTACTCGAACTGACACGGATATAAAAGAAATCTGTGAGGAAATTTATCAGATCCACTCCCTTAAAATGAATCCGGGCGTTAAATTTATATTTGATGATGCCCATTTGCCGTCTATTATTATAAACACGGATATGAAACGGGTTATACAGGTATTGTCGAATTTCATTACAAATGCTGTTAAGTTTACTCGACAAGGTAGCATCTCTATCTCTTATCAACAACAGGAAAAAGATTTATTCGTGTCTGTGAAAGATACCGGTATCGGGATTGCCGAAGAATATAAAAATATCATTTTCGAACGTTTTATAAAAGTAAACGATTTCCAACAGGGAACCGGCCTGGGATTACCTATTTGCAAAATGATTATCGAGAATCTAGGCGGACAGATTGGGGTGAATTCCGAAGTGGGACAAGGCTCTACTTTTTGGTTTACTCTCCCCTTAAAAGAAGGAGTTACGGACACGACCGGGGAAAAAGTTTCTTTTCAATTGCCTGAAATAAGAAAAACATCCTGTAAAAAAAACATCCTGATTGCAGAAGATGTAGAAGAAAACTATTTATTATTGCATACTTTGCTAGGCAAAGATTATGAACTATTCCACGCATGGAACGGCAAAGAGGCAATAGAACTCTTCCAGACACATCAACCTGATTTAATATTGATGGATATGAAAATGCCGGTAATGGACGGTTTTCAAGCGACTGTGGAAATACGGAAATTAGCACCTCAAATACCCATTGTGGCACTTTCTGCCTTTGCTTTTGAGAATGAAAGGCAAAAAGCTTTCGACTGTGGAATAACGGAATATGTAGTGAAACCTATTGATATTGCTTCCTTCCGTAAGCTTATTTCCAGGTTGTTCGAACAATAG
- a CDS encoding radical SAM-associated putative lipoprotein: MKKKYVKVSNWLLSGLLSLIGFNSCNDHLFEKEPPLILEYGTPTAAFEIKGKVIDKHTQVPLSDMYIATDSEELNILFKLDTLKTNQDGKFQVTFGSGNSQATYRLITRDTLQNYANDTTLVTFKPEDLHDGKGWFIGKATKEVTIEMKKKEEK; encoded by the coding sequence ATGAAAAAGAAATATGTAAAAGTAAGCAACTGGCTGCTATCCGGCCTCTTATCATTAATAGGATTCAATTCCTGTAACGATCATCTTTTCGAGAAAGAACCACCTTTGATTTTAGAATACGGAACTCCTACGGCCGCCTTTGAAATCAAGGGAAAAGTAATCGATAAACACACACAGGTTCCCTTGTCGGACATGTATATCGCTACCGACTCGGAAGAACTAAACATCCTCTTTAAACTCGATACATTGAAAACAAATCAGGACGGGAAATTTCAGGTTACGTTCGGAAGTGGTAATTCTCAGGCAACCTACCGTCTCATCACACGAGACACTTTGCAAAATTATGCGAACGACACAACTCTTGTTACCTTCAAACCCGAAGATCTTCACGACGGCAAAGGCTGGTTTATAGGAAAAGCAACGAAAGAAGTGACCATAGAAATGAAGAAAAAGGAAGAAAAATAA
- a CDS encoding radical SAM-associated putative lipoprotein codes for MKRKYLQVNQWLFSGLLTMLGFSCAGNTDPVDEYGTPSATYHLKGKVVDKQTEQAIPDIRIIITSKKDNLRDTLNTKTNKEGEFEKTYQRFPLSGNLTIVAEDLQANYKKDSVEVSFQKSDFTGGSGNWNWGETTKEITIPLAKTEKDEQ; via the coding sequence ATGAAAAGAAAATATTTACAAGTAAACCAATGGCTGTTTTCTGGGCTATTAACTATGTTAGGATTCTCTTGTGCCGGTAATACGGATCCTGTAGACGAATATGGTACTCCTTCGGCTACTTACCATCTGAAAGGAAAAGTAGTAGATAAGCAAACCGAACAAGCTATTCCCGATATCCGGATAATTATTACCAGCAAAAAGGATAACCTAAGAGATACCCTGAACACTAAAACAAATAAAGAAGGCGAATTTGAAAAAACATACCAACGCTTTCCACTCAGTGGTAATCTTACCATAGTTGCAGAAGACTTGCAGGCTAATTATAAAAAAGATTCGGTAGAAGTTTCTTTTCAAAAGTCCGATTTTACAGGAGGAAGCGGAAACTGGAATTGGGGAGAAACCACGAAAGAAATAACCATTCCGTTAGCTAAAACCGAAAAAGATGAACAATAA
- a CDS encoding TIGR04133 family radical SAM/SPASM protein, producing the protein MNNKPSLRKRAGLEIFRQLRKNLVTRHELKCLFWECTLRCNMNCRHCGSDCKKVADCPDMPVTDFLSVIDSITPHVNPNKLLVIFTGGEALVRTDLEACGLALYRRGYPWGVVTNGLLLTRQRLDSLLSAGMHTLTVSLDGFEEEHNWMRRNPRSYETVIQAVKMLTQEKELIWDIVTCVNPRNIESLDKFKEFLISSGVKAWRIFTVFPVGRGAVNTDLQLTDRQFREVFEFIKRTRKEGRIKVSYGCEGFLGNYETEVRDNFFYCSAGINTASVLADGSISGCASIRSDFHQGNIYETPFMEIWENRFQTYRNREWMKKGKCKDCTMFRYCEGNGMHLRDEKGDLLFCHYHRLNGEE; encoded by the coding sequence ATGAACAATAAACCTAGTCTGCGGAAACGTGCCGGATTAGAAATATTCCGGCAGCTCCGGAAGAACCTCGTTACCCGGCACGAGCTAAAGTGTTTGTTTTGGGAGTGCACGCTCCGCTGCAACATGAATTGCCGCCATTGCGGAAGCGACTGTAAAAAGGTAGCCGATTGCCCGGATATGCCGGTTACTGATTTCCTTTCGGTAATAGACAGCATTACCCCACACGTAAACCCGAACAAACTATTAGTTATTTTTACCGGAGGCGAAGCATTAGTACGGACTGACCTGGAAGCATGCGGATTGGCATTATACCGACGTGGATACCCTTGGGGGGTTGTTACCAACGGTCTCCTGTTAACACGCCAAAGGCTGGATTCATTATTATCGGCAGGTATGCATACACTTACCGTAAGCCTGGATGGTTTCGAAGAAGAACATAACTGGATGCGCAGGAACCCTCGCAGTTACGAAACAGTAATCCAAGCCGTAAAAATGCTGACACAGGAGAAAGAATTAATATGGGATATCGTAACATGTGTAAATCCCCGGAACATCGAATCGTTGGATAAGTTCAAGGAGTTTCTTATCAGTTCAGGGGTGAAAGCGTGGAGAATATTCACCGTATTTCCGGTGGGTAGAGGTGCGGTAAATACGGATTTGCAATTAACCGACCGACAATTCCGGGAAGTATTCGAATTTATCAAGCGAACTCGAAAAGAAGGCAGAATAAAAGTCAGCTATGGCTGTGAAGGCTTTCTGGGAAACTACGAAACAGAAGTAAGGGATAATTTCTTTTATTGCAGCGCAGGGATAAATACGGCTTCCGTATTAGCTGACGGAAGTATTTCAGGCTGTGCCAGCATTCGAAGTGATTTTCACCAGGGAAATATTTATGAAACCCCCTTTATGGAAATCTGGGAAAACCGGTTCCAAACATACAGGAACCGGGAATGGATGAAAAAAGGAAAATGTAAAGATTGTACTATGTTTCGTTATTGCGAGGGCAATGGGATGCACTTGCGCGATGAAAAAGGAGATCTGCTATTCTGCCATTACCACCGTTTAAACGGAGAGGAATAA
- a CDS encoding acetate--CoA ligase family protein, with amino-acid sequence MINKELINPRSIVVVGGSNNVHKPGGRLVRNLLDGKYKGELRVVNARETEVQGVKSYPDVRDIPETELAIIAIPGPSCPEVVDILAKEKNVKAFIVISAGFGEETPEGGVLEDRMVKSATDAGASLLGPNCIGLMNNYHHSVFTLPVPDFHPDGVDFISSSGGTALFIIESALTKGLRFASVWSVGNSKQIGVEDVLEYMDRNFDPVLDSKIKMLYIESIKQPDKLLFHASSLIRKGCKIAAIKAGSTDSGKRAASSHTGAIANSDSAVEALFRKAGIVRCFSREELTTVASIFTLKEVKGKNCAIITHAGGPAVMLADALSKGRLNVPPLSGPAAEELKSKLYPGAAVGNPIDILGTGTPEHLAIAIDYCENRFEEIDLMVVIFGSPGLVKLYDTYEVLHKKMEECTKPIFPILPSIVTAGPEVQSFIRKGHVNFSDEVTLGTALSRVLNTPCPAGNDIQLYGVDIPEIRRIIDQLPENGYLLPRQVRTLLQAANIPLVPEFTSAKQEEVLEFARQVKYPVVAKVVGPVHKSDIGGVALNIRCEEHLIFEFERMMRLPEVTAVMVQPMLKGRELFLGGKYEHPFGHVVLCGLGGIFVEVLKDVSYGLAALSYEEAFSMIRSLRGYPIIKGTRGQKGINEQEYADIIVRFSTLLRFAPEIKEVDLNPLIATENGIFAVDARVRIEK; translated from the coding sequence ATGATAAATAAGGAGTTGATAAATCCCCGGAGCATTGTTGTAGTAGGGGGATCGAACAATGTACATAAGCCCGGAGGCCGATTGGTACGTAACCTGCTGGACGGAAAATATAAAGGGGAATTACGGGTAGTCAATGCGCGGGAAACAGAAGTGCAAGGTGTAAAATCGTATCCTGACGTGCGCGACATTCCGGAAACCGAGCTTGCTATTATTGCTATTCCCGGCCCTTCTTGCCCGGAGGTAGTAGATATTTTGGCAAAAGAGAAAAATGTAAAAGCTTTTATTGTTATATCCGCCGGATTCGGGGAAGAAACGCCGGAAGGGGGAGTCTTGGAAGACCGGATGGTAAAAAGTGCTACGGATGCCGGGGCTTCGTTGCTGGGACCTAACTGCATAGGCTTGATGAATAATTACCATCATAGCGTTTTTACTTTGCCTGTTCCTGATTTTCATCCGGACGGTGTGGATTTTATTTCCAGTTCCGGAGGGACCGCCTTGTTTATTATAGAATCTGCCTTGACAAAGGGGCTGCGTTTCGCCTCTGTCTGGTCTGTAGGCAACTCCAAACAGATAGGAGTGGAAGATGTGTTGGAATATATGGATCGTAATTTCGACCCTGTCTTGGATTCGAAAATAAAAATGCTTTATATAGAGAGCATCAAGCAGCCGGACAAACTTCTGTTCCATGCTTCGTCTTTGATCCGGAAAGGATGTAAAATTGCAGCGATTAAAGCAGGAAGTACGGATTCCGGGAAACGGGCGGCTTCTTCGCATACGGGAGCGATTGCCAATTCCGATTCGGCTGTGGAGGCTTTATTCCGCAAGGCGGGGATCGTACGTTGTTTTAGCCGGGAAGAACTTACTACGGTAGCCAGTATTTTTACATTGAAAGAGGTGAAAGGCAAGAACTGCGCCATTATTACCCATGCGGGAGGACCGGCTGTAATGTTGGCGGATGCTTTATCGAAAGGCAGGCTGAATGTACCCCCCTTGTCGGGACCGGCAGCAGAAGAACTGAAAAGCAAATTGTATCCCGGAGCGGCTGTAGGAAATCCTATTGATATTTTAGGGACGGGAACGCCGGAACATTTGGCTATTGCTATCGACTATTGTGAGAATCGTTTTGAGGAGATTGATTTGATGGTGGTGATTTTCGGGAGCCCGGGGTTGGTAAAGTTATACGATACGTATGAAGTACTTCACAAGAAAATGGAAGAATGTACAAAGCCTATTTTTCCTATTTTGCCCTCTATCGTAACGGCAGGTCCGGAAGTTCAAAGTTTTATTAGAAAAGGCCATGTCAACTTTTCAGACGAAGTAACGTTAGGCACAGCACTTTCCAGAGTATTGAACACTCCATGCCCGGCAGGAAACGATATCCAGTTGTATGGGGTGGATATTCCTGAGATCCGGCGGATTATAGATCAATTACCGGAAAATGGTTATTTATTACCCCGGCAGGTACGTACCCTTTTACAGGCGGCGAATATACCTTTGGTTCCGGAATTTACTTCCGCTAAGCAGGAAGAAGTGCTGGAGTTTGCCCGCCAGGTAAAATATCCGGTGGTAGCTAAGGTGGTGGGACCGGTACATAAGTCGGATATCGGAGGTGTGGCATTAAATATCCGTTGCGAAGAGCATCTTATCTTTGAATTTGAACGTATGATGCGTCTTCCGGAAGTTACGGCTGTGATGGTACAACCAATGCTGAAAGGGAGGGAATTGTTCTTAGGCGGTAAATATGAACATCCTTTCGGACATGTGGTTTTATGCGGGTTAGGCGGAATTTTTGTAGAAGTATTAAAAGATGTTTCTTATGGATTGGCGGCATTATCGTATGAAGAGGCTTTTTCCATGATCCGTTCTTTGCGGGGGTATCCGATTATAAAAGGAACCAGGGGGCAAAAGGGAATAAACGAGCAGGAATATGCGGATATTATTGTGCGTTTCTCTACTTTGCTTCGTTTTGCTCCGGAAATAAAGGAGGTAGATTTGAATCCGTTGATAGCGACGGAAAATGGTATTTTTGCCGTGGATGCACGGGTACGGATAGAAAAATAG